Proteins encoded by one window of Candidatus Cloacimonadota bacterium:
- the rarD gene encoding EamA family transporter RarD: MSKGFIFACLGYFLWGILPLYWKIIQEVPAFQIMCHRIVWSVVFLLLIHAIKGNFSWLKKAFQNKKVLLTFLTSALLLSANWFTYIWSVNNGRTIEASLGYFINPLFMVILGVIFLKERPDKWSWFAIGLAAVGIVYTITIYGSVPWVAFVLVGSFGTYGLLRKTAALNSLQGLTLETILMLIPALVFLIYFEINGTGAFGHLTFGKNVLLAMAGIATSVPLLFFAYGARRIQYTTTGILQYIAPTFQFIIGLLIFKEEFTTNRLIGFSFVWLALIIYTVNNVRKRRRSL, translated from the coding sequence TTGAGTAAAGGTTTTATATTTGCTTGCCTGGGATATTTTTTATGGGGAATTCTGCCGCTTTACTGGAAGATTATTCAGGAAGTTCCTGCCTTTCAGATAATGTGCCACCGCATTGTCTGGTCAGTTGTATTCCTACTTTTAATTCATGCAATCAAAGGAAATTTCAGTTGGCTCAAAAAAGCTTTCCAAAATAAAAAGGTTCTATTAACTTTTCTAACAAGTGCTCTCCTGCTTTCTGCCAACTGGTTCACTTACATCTGGTCGGTAAATAACGGACGCACAATCGAAGCAAGTCTGGGTTATTTTATAAATCCGCTTTTCATGGTAATTTTGGGAGTGATCTTCCTGAAAGAAAGACCTGATAAATGGAGTTGGTTCGCAATCGGATTAGCAGCAGTCGGCATTGTTTACACGATCACAATTTACGGTTCTGTTCCCTGGGTAGCCTTCGTTCTGGTTGGTTCATTTGGAACGTATGGACTTCTTCGCAAAACAGCAGCATTAAATTCTCTGCAAGGCTTAACTTTGGAAACTATCCTGATGTTAATTCCGGCTTTAGTTTTTTTGATATATTTTGAGATCAATGGAACCGGAGCTTTCGGGCATCTTACTTTTGGAAAAAATGTACTTCTGGCAATGGCGGGAATTGCAACTTCTGTACCTTTGCTGTTTTTCGCTTACGGAGCTCGACGTATTCAATACACGACAACCGGCATACTGCAATACATCGCACCAACTTTTCAATTCATCATAGGTTTACTTATTTTTAAAGAAGAATTTACAACCAATCGTTTGATCGGTTTTTCCTTCGTATGGCTGGCATTGATCATTTATACAGTTAATAATGTGAGAAAGAGAAGAAGATCACTCTGA